Below is a genomic region from Periplaneta americana isolate PAMFEO1 chromosome 7, P.americana_PAMFEO1_priV1, whole genome shotgun sequence.
GACTTGTGGCTGAAAAGCGTAACTCTCGCAGTGAACGTTCTAATGATAACTTTGAGAGAAATAATTGTACAACTGCAACACAAACTTCGCCCCATGTGCCATCTCCATGCAGATCATCACTTTTGAGTGACGCAGTTCATCTTCAAAGGCCAACAGACAATACACAACTAGATCTAACAGAATGGAATATTGTTGATATGCAAATTGCGACAGAACTTGGAACAATAACAGAAGAGGAAGTGTCTGATAAAAAAGAGCCTATTCCATCAGATTCACATTACCCGTCACATGCTACCACGTATCCAGATCACAATAATtcatttgtgaaaaatattaattctgcACATGATAGCAAAGGAACAACAGATATAAAATTATGCCatgaaacagaaaatataaacCACTTCATTGATAATTGTAATGCCACAACATGTACGGCACCTGAAAATGCAGATGAACCTCACTTAACATCTACTAATGGAAGattcaaatttgataaattaaagaaaatttggAGCAGCGTAACAAGTGACGAAAATAACAGTGAAAATAAGCAAACACTGTCCTCAGAATCACAACTTCGAAATCAGTACGTGGAGCTACTGAACACAATCAGCAACAGCAAttctagtttaagcaaatatgaCAGATTGTCAAACTTAATACAGAAGGCCTGTGCTTTGGCACTGGCACCAGCATCATTAATACACCAGGCACTTATGAGAGACGCAGACGTAAATTCCTTGCATGGACCTCTGTTATCTGGCCAAAAAGTCGTTGCCTGGCATCAGGATCCAACAGGAGATCTGCTAAAATGTATCAAGAGAGTCAAGAAAAATTCTAACAATCGTTTCACAGAAGTTTTCCTAACAGCATTATCTGCAAGTCTAGAAACATATTTTGAAACTCATAAAACAGCAAGCAGTGACAAAGTTCCTGAAGTGGTTACTGTTGTTGTTCCAGCTAGGATGGAATATCTGAGCACAAAACAAATTACAAATGTTAACTTGACACCAGAAATGAACATAAAAACTGAAAAGGTGGGGAACAGTGATGTTACAGTGCCTTTCATCTTACAAGAAAATTCAGATATTTCAAGACATTCTGCATCAGATCGGACAGGAAAACATTGTGCTGAATTCAAAGCATCACATCTTGAGAAAGAAGATATTCCTTTACCAAAATATACTGGTACAGATTCTAAAACTTCTGAAGATGAGATGAGAGACTGGGTAAACAGTAATGAGGTACGTGAAGAATATATCATACAACTTCCATCTCAAGAATGTGAAGATATGTCTCAGGATAAAACTGTTTTGCTCAATAATCGTTTTTCATTGGCATTACTAACCCTTCCAATCACTTCAGCAACAGTCAACATGAAGGAAGGCAGTGGAAATGCTTACAAAACACTCTCACCTCGCAGAAGATTGAATGAAGTTCACCATTATTCAGAACTCTTGAGAAAGGGGTTAGATTACCAAGTGAATTACTGGTTACTACGTGTTGCTGCAACATTCCTGCCGGCATCCCTACTGGAAGCCGTGATTCGAAGTTCGCAAAGCAGCCTCGTTGTGAGCAACATAGTGGGGCCAACCCAGGAACTGAGTCTTGCTGGCAACAGGTTACGAACCATGATGTTCTGGATTCCTAATCGTGATACAACAGGTGAGTGTTGTGTTCATTGatttctgaaataaatatttcaataatcatCAGCAGACATTtccactcacaagcaaacgttctgatggggacagataaagttaaatttttttcttccaccatgttaataatgtcaaaagaagtgcttatacaaattttggccactcgaccacaattatgagggccgtaaaaaaataagttcgccagaggctgttaacagaaagaaaacacaatttaattggaaaaattACTGGGACagacatagcaattgttgagctatttttcaacatattcgccactggaattgagactatgtcatatcatgggatcgacagagacccTGGTTCTGATCTCAGGCGGCTGACttcacaaggatacaaaaattgatcccacggtatgacaaatgtctcaatttcagtggggaatatgttgacaaatagcgcaacaattgctgtatctgcttttttttctgtaaacagccccagtaaaaatcactttctggatggcctcgtaattatagtcgagtggccaaaatttgtataagcacttcttttgacattattaacatggtggaagaaaaaatttaaacttttttatctgcccccatcagaatgtttgcttgtcagttgtgGATCGTCTCAGAAACAGCTTCCTCCACAAAGTCCTGTCTTACCACAATTCCTCCTCTTAAATTCTTTCCCAGATATGGCCTTGCTCTTTTAAATCTATGAGTACTTGATCTAACCACCTAGTCCTAATGTTCTTACACCTTTCGACTTTCATTTCCACTGCCATTCTTGGTATTCTTCTTCCATTCATCCTTTTCAACTGACTGaaccattttaatttcattttcactATTTTATCTTTTAATTCTCAATGTCTGTTTAATAACTCCATTTCTGATTTTGTCCTTTCTTGTTTCCTTTTCTATGCTTTGTAAAAATGTCATTTCTCCAGCCTGGATTCTACTTATGTACTCCTTAGTCATGGTGCAGCACCAAAGGTATGTAACTATAGGCATGTAATAACATGTATACATCATAATTATGATTTCTTTTGACACCTCCGAGTttcaaaaaaaatatgttttactaTGTTATAAAATTTAGTACCTAGTCCAATCCTATCAGTGATTTCTTGCTGAATTTTTCCTGTGTATGAAATCCTGCTTCCTAAACAATCTACTTCCTCAGCTTCTTTTAAAATGTGATTTCCAACCACTACCAGACTGTTCTCTTCCAATCATCACTAAACACTTCTCAAGATTTAGCTGTAGGCCATATTTTTCTAATTCTCCCTGCCattcttccaatttttttttttttttaatttcattttactttcttcccATATTAATATACCTGCAAATgtcaaaattttcatattttcttctatGTCTTTATTTGTCATAATTTTTAGAATTCCATTTAATACAACATTAAACAATAATGGAGAGAGTACACTTCCTTGTCTAACTCCTTTTGAAGTTTCAAACAaccttgattttttattttttacttttacacAACTTATgcaatttgaatatatatttttaattctcgcgatcatatttctaaagcttgttatattttattcctatcaattgagtgaaaagctttacttatgtatataaatgcataaatattttaatatgaaatataattccATAATCCAGTATTAATGAAAGCTACCTACATATATTTACTAAATTTGTCaggaattaaataatttcaaattaaatatcATAGTTGTTGTAGTTGACATCAGACTTGCCGTTTTATACAATTTGCCTTCTCACTTTCAGAGCTGTCTACAaactttttactaacattttaatttcGACAACACTACTTCCTTAGTCAACACTTTGTCCGATAATAATAATTGGGCAACAGTACGTTTGTGTGTATGATCTTTATCCGAAAATTGAACAAGATTTGTAACTATGGATTTGTAATTGGAATTATCGACAACACTGCAAACTATATTGTTGCCTAAATGCTGCACCTCTCTATCTGAAAATTGAACGAGATTTTATGGCTTCATAATTGGAATTATTGCCAACATTGCAAATTAAATTGTTGCCTAAATGCTGCACCTCTTTATCCGAAAATTGATTGAGATTTTATGGATTCATAATTGGAATTATTGCCAACATTGCAAACTAAATTATTGCTTGAATGCTGCACCTGTCAATCCGAAAATTGAACGAGATTTTGTGGATTCATAATTGGAATTACTGACAATATTGCAAACTATACTGTTGCCTAAATACCGCACCTCTCTATCCGAAAATTGAACAAATTTTTTAACTATAGATTACTGTGTTGGCAAAAAAATTTGTAGACGAAAAGTCTGTTGGTGAAACTTCTCAGCGTCATGCTTTCACTCGAATTATAGCCAAAATGAATgttgtttcaaaattaacaaatactacattaaacattattaaaCTAACAACTTTTCATTATCTGCACAGGTATTGGCGTGACTGTATTAAGTTACCACGGGCATCTTCAGATTGGCATTATAGCAGACAAGGCTCTGATCACCTCCAAACAAGATGCCCAAATGATCCTGGATGAGACGGTTCTGGAGTTATACAAGTTGGATGCTGTTATATCCGAGTGATAGGTACACCCAGTAATACAAGTGCGTAATACTTGGACAAATGCTGTTGCCAGTTTCATTGAATTGTTACTGCATCTAACTCCAAGCTAAGCTAAAATCAGCAATATTAAGGTagtctaacaataaatttaaaaatcttcTATCAGAAGTGAATATAAAAGTTCATAAATTTGAAAGATGAAAATAAACTTTACACCTGTATTTCAGTACGGAGCAAGAATTATTTTTTCACTGTCAGTATTCTTGTTAGCATTGGAAAATAAGATCTATTTTCAGAAAATAAATGGCGCAGAATGCATGAAAGATATTTTACTATAGGAAAGGGACAGTTGTATTATTTCTacaattgaatcaggaatttgcaaaatggacaaagtccatattttttgcaaatttagtttatacccgtttctggctctccatttatttatttacttatttaacctggtagagataaggccatcaggccttctctccccctctaccaggggattacaactacaattataatt
It encodes:
- the LOC138703816 gene encoding uncharacterized protein isoform X4, whose amino-acid sequence is MTVIHEESATNNENNVSSEISEETLNTLIAEVCNSKLPANHAACWEILVGSQSIKKSPSQTADVFQALEEGIPEEPSTGSLLYPILFRVHHSLGDGIALMHLLVSAMADILPCVGEEIPTPLSIPPPMPIPNRKFPSNSNSSLKTVISGTNNTCCEPNENTAYFRHEVQSPKIEVNHIISSDNCQKLRKHIENCKTLKQTLTRTDAEEKLADSEVSLNVQSDKENDIQFIDKITEGACQISEGNESITYIPLKQLNSCTAINKEERCPDSYRRRPLLLTNHNSNPCQQSTEYPGLNSSQHQLCYTKTLQDEHSIISKHYPSSNFKNIIKDSKFEPGYKLTGSYNQSLNRKVTSNDFSQAFTSNLHNSLPVLTSHQHSSLNKKALQKQSSNTNIVKSECFSTNSLASFQEFPFMGSITKCIQDSTCSSPTKSRVYLEELQTSSSKLERPTTIHLSQKIESQKRPPVCLLFEKDHYISKSASKSTQDIPYFNGDHCNTTKLHCYNRSTSDSYITVPEELAFSSEPVIPTSDKGTNTSTTIYYYNNSSAFKSDVSSQALQETDNCVADAANKIEHIPCNNNTSNHVSSRLVAEKRNSRSERSNDNFERNNCTTATQTSPHVPSPCRSSLLSDAVHLQRPTDNTQLDLTEWNIVDMQIATELGTITEEEVSDKKEPIPSDSHYPSHATTYPDHNNSFVKNINSAHDSKGTTDIKLCHETENINHFIDNCNATTCTAPENADEPHLTSTNGRFKFDKLKKIWSSVTSDENNSENKQTLSSESQLRNQYVELLNTISNSNSSLSKYDRLSNLIQKACALALAPASLIHQALMRDADVNSLHGPLLSGQKVVAWHQDPTGDLLKCIKRVKKNSNNRFTEVFLTALSASLETYFETHKTASSDKVPEVVTVVVPARMEYLSTKQITNVNLTPEMNIKTEKVGNSDVTVPFILQENSDISRHSASDRTGKHCAEFKASHLEKEDIPLPKYTGTDSKTSEDEMRDWVNSNEVREEYIIQLPSQECEDMSQDKTVLLNNRFSLALLTLPITSATVNMKEGSGNAYKTLSPRRRLNEVHHYSELLRKGLDYQVNYWLLRVAATFLPASLLEAVIRSSQSSLVVSNIVGPTQELSLAGNRLRTMMFWIPNRDTTGIGVTVLSYHGHLQIGIIADKALITSKQDAQMILDETVLELYKLDAVISE